One window from the genome of Vidua chalybeata isolate OUT-0048 chromosome 3, bVidCha1 merged haplotype, whole genome shotgun sequence encodes:
- the E2F6 gene encoding transcription factor E2F6 produces the protein MASPDEWERLKPLQPDTLRESEASMVNLNVHKDTQLVKKTAEVKRPRFDASLVLLTRRFMALLRKAPDGVLDLNEVATTLGVRKRRVYDITNVLDGIDLIQKRSKNHIQWIGNDLDQLIGKAQEQQNLRDELTDLSVMEEALDELIKNCAHQIFELTDDKENANSLCDVPRYPKHSGISGTDCDCNQSSRGNQFANTSS, from the exons ATGGCCAGCCCCGACGAATGGGAGCGCCTGAAGCCGCTGCAGCCGGACACGCTGCGTGAGAGTGAG gCATCAATGGTCAACTTGAATGTGCACAAGGACACACAGCTTGTGAAAA AAACTGCAGAAGTCAAAAGGCCTCGATTTGATGCATCCTTGGTGCTTTTGACACGAAGATTTATGGCTCTTCTCAGAAAAGCTCCAGACGGTGTCCTTGATTTAAATGAAGTAGCAACAACACTTGGAGTACGAAAACGAAGAGTGTATGACATCACCAATGTGTTGGATGGCATCGACTTGATTCAGAAAAGATCTAAGAATCATATCCAGTGGAT AGGTAACGATCTTGACCAACTTATTGGAAAAGCACAAGAGCAGCAAAACCTTAGAGATGAACTTACTGACTTATCAGTCATGGAAGAAGCGCTGGATGAATTAATCAAGAATTGTGCTCATCAGATATTTGAACTAACAGATGACAAAGAAAATGCTAA TAGCTTATGTGACGTACCAAGATATCCGAAGCATTCAGGCATTTCAGGAACAGATTGTGATTGCAATCAAAGCTCCAGAGGAAACCAATTTGCAAATACCAGTTCCTAA